A single region of the Fusobacterium sp. SYSU M8D902 genome encodes:
- the selA gene encoding L-seryl-tRNA(Sec) selenium transferase — MSNLFRKLPKLDILMKDTKLEECREKLNYNTFYSLVKETIDSFRENIKNGKIIDFEIDDIIDEIVKKSKFAGVNRLKKVINGSGVIIHTNLGRSVLNKKALEMLVEVAGNYNNLEYDLETGKRGHRNSHVEELICKVTGAKGALVVNNNAAAVIICLNEFAKGKNSIVSRGELVEIGGSFRIPDIMELSGSKLKEVGTTNKTKTSDYEKAIDEETALILKVHRSNFKIMGFTDEVENSEIARIGKENNILTMEDLGSGVLVDFSKYGVVKEPTVQESIASGIDIVTISGDKLLGGPQCGIILAEPHLIDRLKKNQYLRAFRVDKFVLSTLESTLKLYLDEREAVREIPTLRMITENVGEVLKRAEKLHGLLKEKGIESQIIETRAKIGGGSMPEETVPSYALAFEGDPVQLERYFRTGDVNIVGRVQDNNFILDLKTIRDEDMATIVEKAIDK; from the coding sequence ATGAGTAATCTTTTTCGTAAACTTCCTAAATTAGATATACTTATGAAAGATACAAAATTAGAAGAGTGTAGGGAAAAGTTAAATTACAATACTTTTTATTCTTTGGTAAAGGAGACAATAGACTCTTTTAGAGAGAATATAAAAAATGGGAAGATTATAGATTTTGAAATAGATGATATTATAGATGAGATTGTAAAAAAATCAAAATTTGCTGGTGTGAACAGATTAAAAAAAGTTATAAATGGGAGTGGAGTAATAATTCACACCAACTTAGGTCGTTCTGTTTTGAATAAAAAAGCTCTAGAGATGTTGGTTGAAGTAGCAGGAAACTATAACAATTTAGAATATGATTTAGAAACAGGAAAGAGAGGACATAGAAACTCTCATGTAGAGGAGTTGATCTGTAAAGTAACAGGAGCTAAGGGAGCCTTAGTGGTAAACAATAATGCAGCAGCTGTAATAATATGTCTAAATGAGTTTGCAAAAGGGAAAAACTCAATTGTTTCTAGAGGTGAATTAGTTGAGATAGGTGGTTCCTTTAGAATTCCAGATATAATGGAGCTTTCAGGTTCAAAATTAAAAGAGGTAGGAACAACGAATAAGACTAAAACTTCAGATTATGAAAAAGCAATAGATGAGGAGACAGCTCTTATTTTAAAAGTACATAGATCAAACTTTAAAATAATGGGATTTACAGATGAGGTTGAAAATAGTGAGATAGCAAGAATAGGAAAAGAGAATAATATTCTTACTATGGAGGATCTAGGTAGTGGAGTTTTGGTAGATTTTTCAAAGTATGGTGTAGTAAAGGAGCCAACTGTACAGGAGAGTATAGCTTCAGGAATTGATATAGTTACAATTAGTGGAGATAAACTTTTAGGTGGGCCTCAGTGTGGGATTATTCTAGCAGAGCCACACCTTATAGATAGATTGAAGAAAAATCAGTATTTGAGAGCATTTAGAGTGGATAAATTTGTACTATCTACATTGGAAAGTACATTGAAATTGTATCTTGATGAGAGAGAGGCTGTTCGTGAAATTCCAACTCTTAGAATGATTACTGAAAATGTAGGAGAGGTTTTAAAAAGAGCAGAAAAACTACATGGTTTATTGAAAGAGAAGGGTATAGAGAGCCAAATAATAGAGACAAGAGCTAAAATTGGTGGAGGATCTATGCCAGAAGAGACAGTTCCAAGCTATGCTTTGGCTTTTGAAGGGGATCCTGTTCAATTGGAGAGATACTTTAGAACTGGAGATGTAAATATAGTAGGTAGAGTACAGGATAATAACTTTATCTTAGATTTAAAAACTATAAGAGATGAGGATATGGCTACTATTGTAGAGAAAGCTATAGATAAGTAG
- the selD gene encoding selenide, water dikinase SelD → MEKLHLDRCSIGGUANKIGPEVLSEILHDIPSVEDKNLIVGFEKSDDAAVYKLTDDIAIIQTLDFFTPMTEDPYIFGQIAAANSLSDVYAMGGQPKTAMNIVCFPNKMDIKILGEILKGGADKVMESGAVLSGGHSVHDPEIKYGLSVTGIAHPDRILKNHGCESGDILICTKKLGTGIVSTASKVNLASREAIDESLKQMVTLNKYAAEIIINYPVTACTDITGFGFLGHAYEMAKGSEKTLIFEESFIPYISEAKNYAKDFLITTGGQQNRNFVGKDIEFNKTPLWLQEIMFDPQTSGGLLFSVKKECVPALMKEFAENGVEGYIIGSVEDKKDKYIIVR, encoded by the coding sequence TTGGAAAAATTACATTTAGATAGATGTTCAATCGGTGGCTGAGCGAACAAAATAGGACCAGAGGTTCTTTCAGAGATATTACATGATATTCCAAGTGTGGAAGATAAAAATTTAATAGTAGGATTTGAAAAATCAGATGATGCAGCTGTATATAAGTTAACTGATGATATAGCAATAATTCAAACATTGGATTTTTTCACTCCTATGACAGAAGATCCATATATATTTGGGCAGATAGCAGCTGCTAACTCTCTAAGTGATGTATATGCTATGGGAGGGCAACCCAAAACAGCTATGAATATAGTATGTTTTCCAAATAAGATGGATATAAAAATCTTAGGTGAGATATTAAAGGGTGGAGCTGATAAGGTTATGGAATCGGGAGCAGTCCTAAGTGGTGGACACTCTGTACACGATCCAGAGATAAAATATGGACTTTCTGTAACAGGGATAGCACATCCAGATAGAATATTAAAAAATCATGGTTGTGAAAGTGGAGATATCTTGATCTGTACTAAAAAATTAGGAACAGGAATAGTGAGTACTGCTTCAAAGGTTAATCTTGCTAGTAGAGAGGCTATTGATGAATCTTTAAAGCAGATGGTAACACTTAATAAATATGCAGCTGAGATAATTATAAACTATCCAGTGACAGCTTGTACTGATATAACTGGATTTGGATTTTTAGGTCATGCCTATGAGATGGCAAAGGGATCAGAGAAAACTTTGATTTTTGAAGAGAGCTTTATACCATATATTTCAGAGGCTAAAAATTATGCTAAAGATTTTTTAATTACAACAGGTGGACAACAGAATAGAAACTTTGTAGGAAAAGATATAGAGTTTAATAAGACTCCTCTATGGTTACAGGAGATAATGTTTGATCCACAGACATCAGGAGGGCTTCTATTTTCAGTGAAAAAAGAGTGTGTACCAGCCTTGATGAAAGAGTTTGCTGAAAATGGTGTAGAGGGATACATCATTGGTTCAGTTGAGGATAAAAAAGATAAATATATAATAGTGAGGTAA